In Candidatus Methylomirabilis limnetica, the following are encoded in one genomic region:
- a CDS encoding ABC-F family ATP-binding cassette domain-containing protein: protein MISVDGVCMRFGSKVLFEGVTTTFSAGRRYGLTGPNGAGKSTFMKLLTGEIDAQRGTVSKPRKLGVLSQDQYAFDQFRVIDTVIMGNKRLWAALQERDELYAQPEMTHEAGMRLGELEGIVGDEDGYSADSDAAVLLQGLDIAYESHDVKMSELQGGQKVRVLLAQALFGHPEALLLDEPTNHLDLDSIHWLEELLGRYDGTLIVISHDRHFLNNICTHIADIDYQTIITYTGGYDDMVVAKTQIRSKIESENVQRGKKIEQLQEFIRRFGAGTRASQVTSRRKEVERLRLTDLARSNIQRPYIKFSMKRPSGKVALEFEQLSKGFTNSPVISDFSAIVNRGEKIVLVGRNGAGKTTMLKALLADAPNFPASPSDVDSGKVRWGHEASIGYFPQDHTGEIEKGRTAADWLHSYDPDASRQDIHGLLGQMLFSGEEGHKPTEALSGGETARLLFCRIMLLKPNVLVLDEPTNHLDLESINALNVALQKFEGTVLLVTHDQDLLEEVGTRMWHFEHGKIVDFKGSYEEYSSSPA from the coding sequence ATGATATCAGTAGACGGCGTGTGCATGCGGTTCGGCTCGAAAGTCCTGTTTGAAGGCGTCACGACCACATTTTCCGCAGGGCGGCGCTACGGCCTTACGGGCCCCAACGGTGCCGGCAAGTCGACTTTCATGAAACTGCTTACCGGAGAGATCGATGCGCAGCGGGGCACGGTGTCCAAGCCTCGTAAGCTCGGTGTCCTCAGTCAGGACCAATACGCGTTCGACCAGTTCCGCGTGATCGACACCGTCATCATGGGCAACAAACGCCTGTGGGCAGCCCTTCAGGAGCGCGACGAACTCTACGCGCAGCCGGAGATGACTCACGAGGCCGGCATGCGTCTCGGCGAGCTCGAGGGCATCGTCGGCGACGAAGACGGCTACTCGGCGGATAGTGACGCGGCCGTGCTGCTGCAGGGGCTCGACATTGCCTACGAAAGCCACGACGTGAAGATGTCGGAATTACAGGGCGGGCAGAAGGTGCGCGTGTTGCTGGCGCAGGCCTTGTTCGGCCACCCGGAAGCGCTGTTGCTCGACGAGCCGACGAACCACCTGGATCTGGATTCGATTCATTGGCTGGAGGAACTCCTTGGCCGGTACGACGGCACGCTCATCGTCATCTCGCACGACCGCCATTTCCTGAACAACATCTGCACGCATATCGCCGACATAGACTATCAGACTATCATCACCTATACCGGTGGCTACGACGACATGGTTGTCGCCAAGACGCAGATTCGATCGAAGATCGAGTCGGAGAACGTGCAACGGGGAAAGAAGATCGAGCAGTTGCAGGAATTCATCCGGCGATTCGGGGCGGGCACGCGGGCGAGCCAGGTCACATCGCGGCGCAAGGAGGTCGAACGGCTGCGGCTGACCGATTTGGCCCGTTCGAACATTCAGCGTCCGTACATCAAATTCTCGATGAAACGGCCGTCTGGAAAGGTTGCGCTGGAATTCGAGCAACTGTCGAAGGGCTTCACTAACAGTCCTGTCATTTCCGACTTCAGCGCCATCGTCAATCGTGGTGAAAAGATCGTGCTCGTCGGCCGCAATGGGGCCGGCAAAACCACCATGCTAAAGGCGCTGCTGGCCGATGCGCCCAACTTTCCGGCATCCCCTTCCGATGTAGACAGCGGCAAGGTGAGGTGGGGGCACGAAGCGTCGATCGGCTACTTTCCACAGGACCACACAGGAGAGATCGAGAAGGGGCGTACGGCGGCGGACTGGCTGCACAGCTACGATCCGGATGCGTCACGGCAGGACATTCACGGGCTGCTGGGACAGATGCTGTTCAGCGGCGAAGAAGGCCACAAGCCGACCGAAGCACTGTCCGGCGGCGAGACCGCCAGGCTGCTGTTCTGCCGCATCATGCTGCTGAAACCGAACGTGCTAGTCCTGGACGAGCCCACCAACCATCTCGATCTGGAATCCATCAACGCGCTGAACGTGGCGCTTCAGAAGTTCGAGGGCACCGTGCTGCTGGTCACGCACGACCAGGACCTGCTCGAAGAAGTGGGCACGCGGATGTGGCACTTCGAGCACGGCAAGATTGTGGATTTCAAGGGAAGCTACGAGGAATACTCTTCGTCGCCGGCCTGA
- a CDS encoding ELM1/GtrOC1 family putative glycosyltransferase produces the protein MGVDTPLVWIVDSAYTGELNARLGVAERLGYDYEIIPLPNGDIGAYARLLDNRYGDACRDGKPRPVILLSGTGEDTIGPIADIKALFQGRLLNVYLASILPDELDMRLLEYDLVASPQLSGANIVTTVGVVHKMTDRLLDHAFHRHRDMFADVARPLVCLLLGGNTRYCFGFNEGYARGLGRRVASIVASLKGSLVVTNSRRTPKEALAALLDEVAGPDRSFFDWQQIDPDVYPALLAHSDVFVATGDSVSMCSEASYTGKPLLVDMRNCTTEIYHRNIIGTLIAYGAAKPLSDTFETWTYTPPDPTGAVVAAIHERLVEK, from the coding sequence ATGGGCGTTGACACGCCGCTGGTCTGGATTGTGGACAGCGCCTACACCGGCGAGTTAAATGCCCGCCTCGGCGTGGCCGAGCGGCTGGGCTACGACTACGAGATAATTCCGTTGCCCAACGGCGACATCGGGGCCTACGCCAGGCTGCTGGATAATCGCTATGGCGATGCCTGCCGGGATGGCAAACCCAGACCTGTGATCCTGTTGAGCGGGACCGGAGAAGACACGATCGGTCCTATCGCGGATATTAAGGCTTTATTCCAAGGGCGGCTGCTGAACGTGTACCTGGCGTCCATCCTTCCGGACGAACTCGATATGCGCCTTCTGGAGTACGATTTGGTCGCCTCCCCCCAGTTGAGCGGCGCCAATATCGTCACCACTGTGGGCGTGGTGCACAAGATGACGGACCGCCTGCTGGACCACGCTTTCCACCGGCACAGGGATATGTTCGCCGACGTTGCCCGGCCCCTGGTGTGCTTACTGCTGGGCGGCAACACCCGCTATTGCTTCGGCTTCAACGAAGGCTATGCTCGCGGTTTGGGCAGGCGGGTCGCGAGCATCGTCGCATCGCTCAAGGGGAGCCTGGTGGTCACCAATAGCCGCCGAACCCCGAAAGAAGCTCTGGCCGCCTTGCTGGACGAGGTCGCGGGCCCGGATCGCAGCTTTTTCGACTGGCAACAAATCGACCCCGATGTTTATCCCGCGCTGCTAGCCCATAGCGATGTGTTTGTCGCTACAGGGGATTCAGTCTCCATGTGCTCCGAAGCAAGTTACACAGGCAAGCCACTGTTGGTTGACATGAGGAACTGTACAACTGAGATCTACCATCGCAATATCATCGGCACGCTCATTGCTTATGGCGCAGCCAAGCCGCTGAGCGACACGTTCGAAACCTGGACGTATACCCCACCCGATCCTACCGGGGCCGTGGTCGCAGCAATCCACGAGAGGTTGGTGGAGAAATAG
- a CDS encoding NAD(P)/FAD-dependent oxidoreductase encodes MNSGLHSSRSIAILGGGAAGMSCALWLKHLGFSPVIIEPGPALGGQLLRINRINRWILGIPGQTGPALAELYGRHVVDEAIEVRLGVRPVSVMVEDSSFSLVVREGENRTASLSVRALVIATGLRVKSSELLHPIPGALSLYESGLLSFFPLDHLEPMEALEGKRVAVIGGGDNAHFTAKDLASRTALTHLIIRSRPTAQPMVRKDVEALIQQGRIQEHSGALITGFHQGSAGIAIALARNDCKAERIEVDRIFARTGFAPNTEFLVGLGPLAGLERNGEGYVRVDASKRASLPFVYAIGDVANPDHPSVVTAIADGAVAAMAIAQDVGA; translated from the coding sequence ATGAATAGTGGCCTTCATTCCTCTCGAAGCATCGCCATCCTGGGCGGCGGAGCGGCGGGCATGTCCTGCGCGCTATGGTTGAAGCATCTGGGTTTCTCGCCTGTTATCATCGAGCCAGGCCCGGCGCTGGGCGGGCAATTGTTAAGGATAAACCGGATAAACCGGTGGATATTGGGCATCCCGGGACAGACGGGGCCTGCGCTCGCTGAGCTGTACGGCAGGCATGTTGTAGATGAAGCCATCGAAGTCCGCCTTGGTGTCCGGCCCGTATCCGTTATGGTGGAAGATTCCAGTTTCAGCCTGGTCGTACGGGAAGGCGAGAATCGCACGGCATCGCTGTCTGTGCGGGCACTTGTCATTGCTACGGGATTGCGGGTAAAATCATCGGAACTCCTGCACCCAATCCCGGGAGCCCTGTCGCTTTATGAATCCGGCCTCTTATCGTTTTTCCCTCTGGACCATCTCGAACCTATGGAAGCCCTTGAGGGAAAACGGGTGGCTGTGATAGGCGGCGGCGACAACGCTCATTTCACCGCCAAGGATCTGGCCTCCAGAACTGCCCTCACCCATTTGATAATCCGCTCGCGGCCCACGGCGCAGCCCATGGTGCGTAAAGACGTGGAAGCGCTTATCCAACAGGGGCGCATCCAGGAACATAGCGGCGCGCTCATCACCGGTTTTCATCAAGGATCCGCCGGCATCGCCATTGCATTGGCCCGAAACGATTGCAAGGCTGAACGCATCGAGGTTGACCGGATTTTCGCCCGCACTGGCTTCGCGCCGAATACGGAATTCCTCGTCGGGCTCGGCCCCTTGGCCGGGCTGGAAAGGAATGGCGAGGGCTATGTGCGGGTCGATGCCTCGAAGCGCGCGTCGCTCCCTTTCGTGTACGCCATAGGCGATGTCGCCAACCCCGACCATCCCTCCGTGGTCACCGCTATTGCCGACGGCGCAGTGGCGGCGATGGCCATCGCTCAAGACGTGGGAGCATAG